GGATCAGTGCACGAAAGGCTTCCCCGGATCCGTTCCAGTACAATTATGCGCTTCACATCGGAGATGATCCGGACCGGGTGCGGTTGAACCGGCAGAAGCTGGCCGAGCAACTGGGCATGTCCTTCTCCTCATGGACCTGCGGGGAGCAGGTACACGGCGCGGATATTGCAGAAGTCACATCCGAAGATCGGGGAAAAGGTCGGAACTCGCTCGAGACCGCCCTGCCCTCCGTCGACGGTTTGCTTACGGACGAAGAAGACATTCTGCTCACCTCCTTTTATGCCGATTGTGTTCCTCTCCTGTTTTACAGTCCGGATTCCAACCTCATCGGGCTGGCCCATGCGGGATGGAGAGGGACCGTGGGGAAAATCGGACCGCGAATGGTGGAAAAAATGGTGCGGCGGGGTGCGAAACGCGAGGGAATCCTCGCGGCGATCGCCCCGTCCATCGGCGGTTGTTGCTACGAAGTGGACGAGCATGTCGCGGGTCCCTTAAGTCAAGTCCTTTCCGACCTGTCAGGAGTGCTTTTTTCCTCCCGACCGGGCAGATGGATGCTGGATCTGAAGGCCGCCAACCGAAAACTGCTGCTTCAGGCCGGGATCCGGGAAGAAAATCTCCTGGTCAGCCGCTGGTGCACTTCCTGTCACGAGGAGCATTTCTTTTCCCACCGCCGGGATCGGGGACGAACCGGTCGCATGGTGGCTTGGATTGGGATGCGGAAAGGAAGGAAGGCGTAATGGACGAACTTCAGCGTCGCTGGAGCCGGGTCAAGGAAGAGATCGAAGCAGCCTGCCGACGATCGGGCCGCGATCCCCGGGATGTCCGGGTTGTGGCGGTGACAAAATATGTGGATTCGGACACGATCCGACAAGTATTGGATATCGGGCTGAAGGACATCGGCGAAAGCCGCGTGCAGGAAGCCGTTCCGAAGTGGGAAGCCCTTGACGGCCGCGGCACATGGCATTTCATCGGCCATCTGCAGCGGAACAAGGTGAAGGACGTGGTCACTCGATTTACATATATTCACTCCCTTGACCGCTTTTCCCTGGCTGAGGAAATCAACCGGCGGGCCAGCCGGGTCGACCGGAAAATGCGTTGTTTCATTCAGGTCAACGTATCCGGAGAGAAGTCCAAGTTTGGCCTGCCTCCGAATGAAGTGGCCGAATTTGCGCGGGAGGTGGCGGAGTTTCCTTATATCCAGCTCGAGGGATTGATGACGATGGCTCCCCGTTCGGACAATTCTGAAGAAGTTCGCCCCATCTTCCGGCGTTTGCGGGAAATCCGGGACGAGATTCGCCTTTCCGGGGATCCGCGGCTCCGTCTTCCTCACCTGTCGATGGGGATGTCGCAGGATTACGCGGTGGCTGTGGAAGAAGGGGCCACGTGGCTTCGCCTGGGATCGGTTCTGGTTGGCGAATCGCGGTGAGGGCGAGGAGGGAGGCGGTTCCGATCGGCAACTTTATGGATCGAATCATGGGCTTTTTCGGGATTCCCGAGGAGGAAGACCTGGAGGAGGTAGAAGAAACAGAATCCGGACAGCCCCGGGGGCGGGGGAGAAACAAAGTGGTTTCCCTCCACACCCAGAAACAGATCCGCGTCGTTTTGTCCGAGCCGCGTTCCTACGAGGAGGCTCAGGAAATCGCCGACAATCTGAAGAGCCACCGTCCGGTGGTCATCAACCTGCAGCGGGTTCGCAGGGAACAGGCGATTCGAATCATCGATTTTCTCAGCGGCACGGTTTACGCGCTCGGAGGAAGCATCCACAAACTGGGGAGCCACATCTTCATGTGCACTCCGGCCAATGTGGACATACAGGGAACCATCTCCGACATGCTGTCTGAAGACACGAAAGATCTGTTGAGGTGACCCGATGGATATCGTTTTCGAGCTAGTCTCATGGGGTTTCTACGCCTATTATCTTCTGATCTTCATTTACATCATCATGTCCTGGATTCCGCAGGCACGGGAATCGGCGGTGGCCTACGCGATTGCCCGGTTGGTGGAACCGTATCTGTCGGTGTTCAGGAGCATCATTCCACCCATCGGCATGATCGACATCTCCCCGATTGTGGCCATCATCGCCCTTCGTTTTGTCGAACAAGGCGTCTACGCGATTCTCAGGTGGGTGTTGAGTCCCTTTCTGTTATGAACAAGCAAAAATCAGCGATCTGGGACCATTTTCATCCCGAAGAGCACCCCTTTGTCGAGCGCGCTTTCGACTGGATCGACCGGGCGTCGCGCGGCCGGCCGGT
The Planifilum fulgidum DNA segment above includes these coding regions:
- the pgeF gene encoding peptidoglycan editing factor PgeF, whose translation is MEPFRYREDAKIPCFSLHPWEEAFPRLVAGISARKASPDPFQYNYALHIGDDPDRVRLNRQKLAEQLGMSFSSWTCGEQVHGADIAEVTSEDRGKGRNSLETALPSVDGLLTDEEDILLTSFYADCVPLLFYSPDSNLIGLAHAGWRGTVGKIGPRMVEKMVRRGAKREGILAAIAPSIGGCCYEVDEHVAGPLSQVLSDLSGVLFSSRPGRWMLDLKAANRKLLLQAGIREENLLVSRWCTSCHEEHFFSHRRDRGRTGRMVAWIGMRKGRKA
- a CDS encoding YggS family pyridoxal phosphate-dependent enzyme; translated protein: MDELQRRWSRVKEEIEAACRRSGRDPRDVRVVAVTKYVDSDTIRQVLDIGLKDIGESRVQEAVPKWEALDGRGTWHFIGHLQRNKVKDVVTRFTYIHSLDRFSLAEEINRRASRVDRKMRCFIQVNVSGEKSKFGLPPNEVAEFAREVAEFPYIQLEGLMTMAPRSDNSEEVRPIFRRLREIRDEIRLSGDPRLRLPHLSMGMSQDYAVAVEEGATWLRLGSVLVGESR
- a CDS encoding cell division protein SepF; translation: MDRIMGFFGIPEEEDLEEVEETESGQPRGRGRNKVVSLHTQKQIRVVLSEPRSYEEAQEIADNLKSHRPVVINLQRVRREQAIRIIDFLSGTVYALGGSIHKLGSHIFMCTPANVDIQGTISDMLSEDTKDLLR
- a CDS encoding YggT family protein; this translates as MDIVFELVSWGFYAYYLLIFIYIIMSWIPQARESAVAYAIARLVEPYLSVFRSIIPPIGMIDISPIVAIIALRFVEQGVYAILRWVLSPFLL